A section of the Engraulis encrasicolus isolate BLACKSEA-1 chromosome 8, IST_EnEncr_1.0, whole genome shotgun sequence genome encodes:
- the or60a1 gene encoding odorant receptor, family 60, subfamily A, member 1, with protein sequence MSTRECAVIIEKPVSNISHGSFLFTAYGSPNPTQYGIFFITLFLYITTILSNFAIMLVIYCDSSLHKPMYIFLFNLAINGVLGSTAVCPKIMSHLLNDSVFVSIEDCLTQILSINIYASCAYAIFAGMAYDRYVCICKPLQYHSIMTPQRVQVLLASIYILPISLLSVQLYLAARLPLCGHVINKLFCDNLAILQLACVNDAIANLYGVCVVLVLVVLPLFLVILSYVKILNVSLKASVSAQRKALQTCAPHLIAFLNFSVAILFSVIYNRLSYYMPREINILISLDFILLPPLFHPLIYGFKTKDIRKSIQKFLRGRVSINSEIGKAENAQHTSVT encoded by the exons ATGTCCACAAGGGAATGTGCAGtgatcattgaga AACCCGTGTCCAATATAAGCCATGGCAGTTTTCTTTTCACTGCCTATGGGTCCCCAAATCCAACACAATATGGGATATTTTTTATCACGCTGTTTCTTTACATTACTACAATTTTGTCTAATTTTGCCATAATGCTGGTGATCTACTGTGATTCAAGTCTGCACAAACCTATGTACATATTTCTGTTTAACTTGGCTATTAACGGAGTGTTGGGCAGCACAGCCGTGTGTCCAAAAATCATGTCTCATCTTCTGAACGACAGTGTCTTTGTATCTATTGAGGACTGCTTGACTCAGATTCTTTCCATCAATATTTATGCCAGTTGTGCCTATGCCATTTTTGCAGGGATGGCTTATGATCGCTATGTGTGTATCTGTAAACCACTGCAATACCACAGTATCATGACTCCCCAGCGTGTGCAAGTGCTTCTAGCGTCAATCTACATCCTTCCCATCTCCCTCTTGTCTGTGCAGTTATACCTGGCTGCTCGCCTTCCTCTGTGCGGCCACGTCATCAATAAGCTGTTTTGTGATAACCTGGCTATTCTCCAGTTAGCCTGTGTAAACGATGCCATTGCGAATTTGTATGGCGTTTGCGTAGTGTTAGTGCTTGTCGTTCTCCCTCTGTTTTTAGTCATTCTGTCCTATGTTAAGATATTAAACGTGAGTCTTAAGGCGTCTGTGAGTGCGCAAAGGAAAGCGTTGCAGACCTGTGCCCCTCATCTGATCGCCTTCCTCAATTTCTCAGTGGCCATTCTGTTCTCTGTGATCTACAACAGATTGAGTTATTACATGCCGCgggagattaacatactgatcTCGTTAGACTTCATCTTGCTGCCCCCTCTTTTTCATCCACTGATTTATGGCTTCAAAACGAAGGACATTAGGAAAAGCATACAGAAGTTTCTCAGAGGAAGAGTGTCGATCAACTCTGAGATTGGAAAAGCAGAGAACGCGCAGCACACATCAGTGACATAG